The sequence below is a genomic window from Sander lucioperca isolate FBNREF2018 chromosome 6, SLUC_FBN_1.2, whole genome shotgun sequence.
ttttcttttttttatcaccagCCTGTTCACATTTTTCTATGAGGCTCTagcatcagttttttttttttttttatcacggAAAGAAGATGCCACGTTCCTTTTTGGTGAAGCAGCCGAAGGTTCACGATTTCTCATCTTCTAACTACtaccatcagcagcagcagcactgggACGACTCTTACACTGTGACACATGCCATCACAGAGTCTGCGACCAACTTGGCGGTGCGTTTGAGTGAAAATGGTAAGTTTCTCTCTGAGTTGTGTTTTCAACTTTTTGTGTATTTCTGCTGCAGTAGCTATTGATTTCTTTATTTGGCGATGATCCATATGGTCTGTCGCACAAAAATGGAGAAAACAAATCTCAAATAGCAGACAGAGATTCATGAAACGGTGTTTATATTGTTGTCTTTGCTACCTAATCGCTCTGTAAAATCCCAAAACAACCCACAGGCATTGCTCGCCCCCCTTCCGTATGCCTCAGGACTTTTGTTTTCCAACTCTGCGGATGCTAAATAGTATTCAGGTCACGCTGGCTCAATCTGCTTAACACTCAAACCAGATCACACAGCAGCCTTTGGCTTTAATACTATTGTATATGAATGATGAGATATACGCATACACGTGCATTAGGCACAAAATCTGATGCAAGCCTTTGTCAGGTCCAActagaaagaaggaaaaaaatactGGGGAGAAAGCAGATAGCCACATGGGACTGTGTTGTCCTTAGATGGTGCAGTTGCCCTTGAGTCTCTCCTCTCATCATCCACCCCCCTCAttcatctctccatctctctccatcTGATCCTGCAGGATGTTAGATAGCCACAGGGAGTAGGATTGCAGCAACACAATCCATATGTGGAGCAGGGAGAGGTGATGGAACAGGGTTTTTAGAAGATGGGTATTGACTGGAAAATAGAGAGTGCTGCAGGTAATTCAATAAAGTGCAACATGAGCAGTACATTGGCAGACAGTAGATTTTCATCCAAGGGATTTCTACAGAGGCTGGATGTGAGAACAACCCTGCGATACAAAcaatatggtgtgtgtgtgtgtgtttgtgtgtttgccttTGAGAAACATCCAAAGAAATGTGTGCTTTGAGTGGATTCAGCCCCCCCCTCCCACTCCCCCCTTCACCAGCCTCACAGATCTTGTATTCAAGTTGAATCATTTGTCCCCCAGATTTAGGATGCCAGCTGTCTGCTTCCCtttgtgttccagtgtgtgtgtatgtgtgtgtgtgtgtgtgtgtgtgtgtgtgtgtgtgtgtgtgtgtgtgtgtgtgttgggggaaGTGGGCTCAATATACCATTGACTGCTGTCAAGATCAGACCCCACTGCCCCAAAGCCCTCCCTTCCCTCTTTGCCAAATCGCAGCCCCCACCTGTCACTCAATCTCTCCCTTACCATACTCATGAACACTCTCAAAAACACCACAGATGGGGAATGATCTGATTAAAATGATTTAGTGATTGAGGGGATTTCACTGCTGAGACGCTCTGTTTTGAtcaccccccccctcctctcgcAGATTTAAATGTGCTACTGCTGCGAGGCAGCGACAGGTGGATCGATCAGGAGCCAAACTATTGCTCTACTGACAATGTCAGCACATTGTGTATAACTCGTATTCAGCCACAATGTGCCTTTCACCTCCCCCATGATAGCACTTGTTGGAGCCAGTAAAGGTAGGCTATTGATTGGGGCAGAACTGTGCACCACTCATTAATATTTCATTCCCAAAGCTTGCTGAACCTTGCACTTACAAATAGCTTCCTGTATAGGTTTCGTATTGATTAGAGGTTTGGTTAAGAGGGCACTTTTCATCAGAGGTTATTGAGATTATGAAGATGTTCCATGTAttccaataaaacatttttttttatcctattATTAAttgtctttttcctttctcaggCTACATCCACGATTACATCATCCCCTCAGTGTTGCAGAGCACAAAGGAACCAGGTCATGAGCAGGACGGACTCTCCTCAATGCCCCTGTACTCCCCAGGTGGCAGCGGCGGGGAAGAGTTCTCCGACCACGACATGGAGCATCCGGACAGTCCCGTTTCTAGTGGCACAGTCGAGTCAGACAGTAGCAGCCCTGAGTTGGAGGCGTGCGGCATCAACACCTTCCTCATCTCTGATGGCCGCTCCCACCGTAGGCCAAACCAGAGGTGTCCGCGCAAGGGAGGCAGCCAATCGGACAGCAGTGAGGGTGTCGGCTCGGCAGACTGCAGCCCCACCAAAGGGAAATCCAAAGGGCGCCACATGTGCGGCGAGTGTGGCAAGTCTTACGCCACGTCTTCCAATCTgagcagacacaaacagacacaccgcAGTCTGGACAGCCAACAGGCAAGGAAGTGTCCCACCTGCCACAAGGTGTATGTGTCCATGCCAGCACTGGCCATGCACATGCTGACCCATGACCTGAAGCACGAGTGCACGGTGTGCGGCAAAGCCTTCAGTCGACCCTGGCTCCTGCAGGGCCACATGAGGTCCCACACTGGAGAGAAACCGTTCGCCTGTGCCCACTGTGGCAAAGCCTTCGCTGACCGCTCCAACCTGCGTGCCCACATGCAGACGCACTCAGCCTTCAAGCACTATTCCTGCAAACGCTGCCACAAAAGCTTTGCACTCAAGTCATACTTAAACAAGCACTACGAGTCGGCCTGCTTCAAAGGGCACCAACCAGAGGACGACAGCAGCTCTGAGGACTGATTGGGaaatatttatctttttcatTTCTATTTATATACTTTTTAATAGTTCCTACAACAAAGTGAGAAAAAGCTTGCCACTTCTCAGGCTTGTCACATGCATGCATCATAATCCTGCCTTTTGATATAAGCAATAACCTCACTTGAAATTATTCAGGAATTATGTATGAAATTCATAAAAATCTCAGTGTTGATCACAAATATAcaatatttatattgtttttttatcaattaAATTGAAATAATTTACATGCCAGTATTATTTTATATGATGCATTTTACCTCACACATatcttatttaaaaatgtatttgtgtatttattaatttattttaactatttatttgcccattttgaagattatttatttattattggttgatgtatttgtaAATTTAACATGGATTTATTGGAAGCCATGTATTGGATTTGTTGAAAACAAAAGCCAATATATATTCTGACACTATTTCTCTGTCTGATCAATTTGGTGATGacaataaaactgaaaataaataattactaaAACTCCCTCCCTCATGCCTGAATACACGCAAAGATGAAACACACCTAAATTTGAacacattacatttaaatattcaACCAGTTAAGTCAGCCTTACTTCTAGCAGTTCTTTTTCTGTCCAAATTGTCTTCACAAGggcaatgacttttttaaatttaaaatccaAACTCTCATGGGaaaattttatattttgtgaTATACAGTCTATAGGCGCAACAGACCATTTGAAGTAGTTTACCTCACGGCCCAGAAGAGACTGCTCCTCAAATTCACTGTTGACCTATTGCATGCACTTTTGGCCTATTAGAAAAGCTAATAAAAAATGGAGGAAGACCACATGATGGCCATGGAGCTGCCAGTGAAGAAGAGATACGTCGGGATTTGCAAGGACCCTTTGTCATGTGGACAGGAGGAGCCAGGGATCAGACAACCAATTTTGTGATTTACCTCGCCACAAGGGATGGGCGATCCCAAACTTTTTCAATTCGACACAATACAATAATTATTACAATTTCATTTATACCGACACTGATCATTTCTTAAATGGAAAGGTGATTTTTCATAAATAATGGTCTTTTACAAAAAAAGatcaattacaattacaattaacAATTAACAGCAAATTACATGACACATACCGGCAATTAAAACCAAATTAATTACAAAAGCAATTATGAGTACAATTGAATAAATATGTTTGTGCTAATAAGTGTAAACAATAGTACAGTATTTTTGAGAAATACTATGAATAATTATTTGAAAAAATACTGAAACAATACTTATAATGTAGGCCATGAGTTTTTCCACAGCAACTTCCACTACATATTCAACTATTTAGGCTTCCTCAcaataaataattcataaaaaaatgacctcATTAATACAGAACAATCTGATATtcttcagaaatgcaaacagaaagatctttacattgttatttACTTCATTGTAATTGTTtgtgaagattttttttatcttcttaaGCCTACATGAAAAAGCAAGTAAACTTTTTATAtgcttcatgtttttttcagcctcCTTATAACTTTCAGggtgtgttgtttttaaatgtttgaagaGGTTAAGGTGAAATATGTAACACTGACAGCTAGCATTTAAAATAGTTATAATAGAACTGCaatccaaattcaaaatactggagagagtcgtcttccccgtcccctcctccccagactcgaagttcatgGAGGTTGCCAGGTGAGAGGGCAGcatccaacaatgttgctagatctatctccgttgatcccgttagtttgtttgctgcttccatggCTGTACTACAACTGTAGCGCCCTAGGTTTGCGTTTTTACAGACCAACTGGCAACCCAGCCTGGCTGTCAAAAtgggcagttgataccaacacacaggccaaaacacaaacagacattccatcacggaacggaaatttcaaaaggagaaaatactggctttataacattgttgtcagaaaagatagtatttcagcTTAGcgtgtttccttaatatctgatggcATATTGTGGTAATTTTTTGATTTACACAAAAAGTGCACCTTGCTGTATTTTTTATCTACAGGTGAAAAGTAGCACCACACCACACTATGTTACCTTTCTGCTATTCTCTGCCGTTCTTTtctccactgtttttttttctctgcctttGTCTCCACACTTCTTTCTCCGCTGTTGTTTCTTAGCCATTCTCTCTCTTGTGTTTAATGTGGAAGTGGGCGGGAGTGCCATGGCTGCACAGTGCACACTAGATTCTGTCACATAGGTTTCTACAGTCATGTAGATGGCTGTTTTGGCACAAACATTATACAAAAGCATTTGGATGTGATACAGCGACCCAtgttttgtgtaatgtaatttttaTTAACGATATTTAAAAACACTGAACAACATATCAAAAGTGTTAGTGTTCTCCTTATCCTGAAATACACTTTATATAGGAGTGTAAGTTGAAGTATATATGGGATTTattgtaaatttttttttaccatggtATCGAATTTGGTTTTGAGAAATATGGAATTTCACTGGTATTGgtatcaattaaaaaaattctggtattcaatacaattttatttatagtgtcaaatcataacataaGTTATCTTGGGACACTTTACACCCAATGAACCCAGGATACATCACTGATGATGTGTCTGAGTTGCACCAGAGGTGTACAGTTCGGATGACAACCATGAAGAGTATGGAGACTGCTGGAGAGACAGCTGGCAACTGGGAAGACAGTAACCGGGGCAGCGAGGGCCAGCAACCCAGATTGCAGCTTCCGTGAGGATGTACCCATAAACAAGCTACGAAAACCCTTAATGAACCATACCCACAGGGGTGCCTGAGAGGGGGGAAGAATGAGCACCCCAACAGGACGGACAGACAGGTAATGACCAATGCTAATGGAGAAACGACAACGAGTGCCGTTTACGTATGTGGCAAAGCCTGCAAGAACTGGTATGGCCTGAAGATCCACcaggtcaaaatgaaatgcttGACGGGGAAGCAGGTGGTGCAACGCACAGGTCCAGTACCTGGTGAGACGCAGGAGGAGCCCGGGCCGGAGTCACCCCACAGCGACCAGAACCCTATTCTTTAGTATTCTTGTCCGACACCTGACGGAGTTCCTTCTGAGGAACACGTACATTGACACCTCTGTGCAGAGGGGGGGAGTCCCAAAGATGCCAGGATGCATTGAGCATACAGGAGTTGTCACCCAGCTGTTACGTGAGGCACGTGAAGGCAAAAGAGGATCTGTCAGTCCTCTGGCTCGATCTTGCCAACGCCTACGGGTCAATCCCACATAGGCTGGTGGAAACCTCACTTGACAAGATCAAGAACCTCATTCTGCACTATTACAATTCTTTCAGTTTGAGAGTCACCTCTGGAGTGGAAACATCTGCATTTCATCGGTTAGAGAAGGGCATTATCACTGGATGCACTATTTCCGTGATAATGTTTACCATGGCGATGAATATGCTGATGAAGTCAGCAGAGGTGGATAGCAGAGGCCCACTCACCAAGTCAGGCATACGGCAGCCCCCCATCAGAGCATTTATGGATGATCTGATGGTTGCCACAACATTGGTTCCGGGGTGCAGATGGATCCTCCAAGGGCATCTCATCAACTGGGACTTCAAGCCAGCCAAGTCCAGGTCCCTGGTGGtgaagaaagggaaggttaCAGACCAGTTCCGCTTCTCAGACATCCAGATACTATCTGTCGGAGAAAAGCCAGTCAAGAGTCTGGGCAAGATCTACAACTGCACCCTGAAGGACACTGTAGCACTCCAGACAACCACCAACCGGTTGGGAATGTGGCTGACGGCTGTGGACAAGTCAGGACTGCCAGGTAAATCTAAAGCCTGGCTCTACCAGCACGGCATCCTGCCCTGACTGCTCTGGTCACTGCTGGTCTATGACGTGCCAATTACCATCGTTGAATGCTTCGAGAGGAAAGT
It includes:
- the LOC116034481 gene encoding transcriptional repressor scratch 2-like, whose protein sequence is MPRSFLVKQPKVHDFSSSNYYHQQQQHWDDSYTVTHAITESATNLAVRLSENGYIHDYIIPSVLQSTKEPGHEQDGLSSMPLYSPGGSGGEEFSDHDMEHPDSPVSSGTVESDSSSPELEACGINTFLISDGRSHRRPNQRCPRKGGSQSDSSEGVGSADCSPTKGKSKGRHMCGECGKSYATSSNLSRHKQTHRSLDSQQARKCPTCHKVYVSMPALAMHMLTHDLKHECTVCGKAFSRPWLLQGHMRSHTGEKPFACAHCGKAFADRSNLRAHMQTHSAFKHYSCKRCHKSFALKSYLNKHYESACFKGHQPEDDSSSED